One window from the genome of Pseudanabaena yagii GIHE-NHR1 encodes:
- a CDS encoding glycoside hydrolase family 57 protein, with translation MSIGYLALVLHAHLPYVRHPESDYVLEEEWLYEAITETYIPLIKVYEGLRRDGINFKMTMSMTPPLVSMLRDPLLQERYDKHLALLQQLVELEVIHNEHNGHVKYLAEYYVKEFAETREIWEKYGGDLVTAFKQFQDTNNLEIITCGATHGYLPLMKMYPEAVWAQLEVAVEHYTNEFGRAPNGIWLPECAYYNGLERMLADVGLRYFLTDGHGILYGQPRPRFGTYAPVFTETGVAAFARDHESSQQVWSSKVGYPGDPVYREFYKDLGWEADYEYIKPFIMPNGQRKNTGIKYHRITGRDFGLDAKQLYDPYWAKEKAAEHATNFMQNRQSQVSYLHNMMGRPPLVVSPYDAELFGHWWYEGPWFIDFLIRKSYYDQTTYEMTHLADYLRGNPTQQVSRPAQSSWGYKGFHEYWLNETNAWVYQHLHKGAERMIHLSYREPADELEWRALNQAARELLLAQSSDWAFIMRTGTMVPYAIRRTRSHLMRLEKLFEDIESGKIDAGWLEKVEYMDNIFPDINYRTYRPLTAA, from the coding sequence ATGAGCATTGGATATCTCGCGCTGGTCTTACACGCTCACCTGCCTTACGTCCGTCACCCTGAAAGTGACTATGTACTTGAAGAAGAATGGCTGTATGAGGCAATCACTGAGACTTATATTCCCCTAATTAAGGTTTATGAGGGACTCAGACGAGATGGCATTAATTTCAAAATGACCATGAGTATGACACCACCATTGGTGTCTATGTTGCGCGATCCACTTCTCCAAGAACGTTATGACAAGCACCTTGCGCTACTGCAACAACTAGTTGAGCTAGAGGTCATCCACAATGAACATAACGGTCATGTTAAGTATCTTGCTGAGTACTATGTCAAAGAATTTGCCGAAACTCGCGAAATTTGGGAAAAATATGGCGGCGATCTTGTAACCGCCTTCAAACAATTTCAAGACACCAACAATTTAGAGATCATCACCTGTGGCGCAACTCACGGATACCTGCCACTGATGAAAATGTATCCAGAGGCAGTCTGGGCACAGCTAGAAGTGGCAGTTGAGCATTATACAAATGAATTTGGACGTGCTCCTAATGGGATTTGGCTGCCAGAATGCGCTTACTATAACGGTTTAGAGCGAATGCTTGCCGATGTGGGCTTGCGCTATTTCCTCACTGATGGACATGGTATTTTGTACGGTCAGCCCCGCCCCAGATTTGGAACCTATGCCCCTGTATTCACAGAAACAGGTGTAGCTGCCTTTGCTCGAGACCATGAATCATCGCAGCAAGTATGGTCATCGAAGGTGGGCTATCCTGGCGATCCTGTTTATCGGGAATTTTACAAGGATTTGGGCTGGGAAGCTGATTATGAGTATATTAAGCCGTTTATCATGCCTAATGGTCAACGTAAAAATACGGGTATTAAGTACCACCGTATTACAGGGCGTGACTTTGGTTTAGATGCGAAGCAGCTTTATGATCCTTACTGGGCAAAGGAAAAGGCGGCTGAACATGCGACTAACTTTATGCAGAATCGTCAAAGTCAAGTTAGTTACTTACATAATATGATGGGTCGCCCACCACTTGTAGTATCACCCTATGATGCGGAGTTGTTTGGTCACTGGTGGTATGAAGGTCCTTGGTTTATTGATTTCTTGATTCGTAAGTCCTATTACGATCAAACTACCTATGAAATGACCCATCTTGCTGATTATCTCCGTGGCAATCCTACGCAACAGGTGTCACGTCCTGCCCAATCTAGTTGGGGCTACAAAGGTTTCCATGAATATTGGCTCAATGAGACCAATGCATGGGTATATCAGCATTTGCATAAGGGTGCTGAGCGGATGATTCATCTCTCCTATCGTGAACCTGCGGATGAGTTGGAGTGGCGCGCACTCAATCAAGCCGCTAGAGAGTTACTCTTGGCTCAGTCCTCGGACTGGGCATTCATTATGCGAACTGGCACGATGGTTCCCTATGCTATTAGAAGAACGCGATCGCACTTAATGCGTTTGGAAAAACTATTTGAAGATATTGAGTCAGGCAAGATTGATGCTGGCTGGCTAGAAAAAGTGGAATATATGGACAATATCTTCCCTGACATCAATTACAGAACCTATCGCCCTCTTACAGCAGCTTAA
- a CDS encoding TldD/PmbA family protein yields the protein MKLDVNADSALDLKSDWKFDLKTALSHIDLPQAEWIGLREVKEINTTRYVRDRLPQSNGRSLSHGVMIEVLVNGQFGYASTNHLDLANMQLTAQKAYQQAKTAARWAVHRFTINQRPKAVGQYFSPFLKPTDAIAPKELNELLIEICDTLKVSDKIVKTSAYAVITEIETQFISSNGSDIYQKFLVVATDYAATAQDGAIIQRRGDNGQLARCNQIGMEVFDRSAILQRAKVVGEQAVELLSAAECPTETTSLVLAPDQMLLQIHESIGHPLEIDRILGDERNYAGGSFVKLEDFGKMQYGSSLMNVTFDPTRAGEFASYAFDDAGIPATKEYLIKEGKLLRGLGSSESQVRSGLQGVANARATSWNRPAIDRMANINLEAGEHSFESIIADIEHGVYMESNRSWSIDDYRNKFQFGCEYAKLIENGKLTKTLRNPNYRGITNQFWSSLAKVGDQPTVEAYGSPFCGKGEPNQVIRVGHASPVCLFENIEVFGGAS from the coding sequence ATGAAACTTGATGTAAATGCTGATTCTGCATTGGACTTAAAATCTGACTGGAAATTTGATTTAAAAACTGCCCTATCTCATATTGATTTACCCCAAGCGGAATGGATTGGCTTACGCGAAGTTAAAGAGATTAACACTACTCGTTATGTGCGCGATCGCCTTCCTCAGTCCAATGGTCGCAGCTTATCTCATGGTGTGATGATTGAAGTATTAGTCAATGGGCAGTTTGGCTATGCCAGTACCAATCATCTTGATCTCGCCAATATGCAACTCACAGCCCAAAAAGCTTACCAACAAGCAAAAACTGCGGCAAGGTGGGCAGTACATCGCTTCACAATTAATCAAAGACCCAAGGCAGTTGGACAGTATTTCTCACCTTTTCTCAAGCCAACCGATGCGATCGCCCCTAAAGAACTCAATGAATTACTAATTGAGATCTGCGACACCTTAAAGGTCTCCGATAAAATTGTCAAAACCAGTGCCTATGCCGTAATTACAGAAATAGAGACCCAATTTATTAGTAGTAATGGTTCGGATATTTATCAAAAGTTTTTAGTTGTTGCTACCGACTATGCTGCAACTGCCCAAGATGGGGCGATCATTCAGCGTCGTGGTGATAATGGACAACTCGCCCGATGCAATCAAATCGGCATGGAAGTTTTTGATCGCAGTGCCATCTTGCAAAGAGCCAAAGTAGTTGGAGAGCAAGCTGTGGAATTACTTTCTGCCGCCGAATGTCCTACAGAAACTACATCCCTAGTGCTTGCGCCCGATCAAATGTTGCTACAAATCCATGAAAGCATCGGACATCCCCTAGAAATCGATCGCATTCTTGGTGACGAACGTAATTACGCAGGTGGTAGCTTCGTCAAACTGGAGGATTTTGGCAAAATGCAGTATGGCTCCTCGCTGATGAATGTCACCTTTGACCCTACTAGGGCTGGGGAATTTGCTAGCTATGCCTTTGATGATGCAGGTATTCCCGCCACTAAGGAATATTTAATTAAAGAGGGAAAACTATTGCGAGGTTTAGGTAGTTCCGAAAGTCAAGTGCGATCAGGGCTTCAAGGTGTGGCAAATGCTAGGGCTACTTCATGGAATCGTCCTGCGATTGATCGCATGGCAAACATCAACCTCGAAGCAGGCGAACATTCCTTTGAATCAATCATTGCTGATATTGAACATGGCGTATATATGGAGTCCAACCGCTCATGGTCAATTGATGACTATCGCAACAAGTTCCAATTTGGCTGCGAATACGCCAAACTCATCGAAAATGGCAAATTAACCAAAACTCTCCGCAACCCTAATTATCGTGGCATCACTAATCAATTTTGGAGCAGCCTTGCTAAAGTGGGCGATCAACCTACTGTAGAAGCCTATGGTTCCCCATTCTGCGGCAAAGGTGAGCCTAATCAAGTAATTCGTGTCGGACACGCATCCCCCGTCTGTTTATTTGAAAACATAGAAGTTTTCGGTGGCGCTAGTTAA
- a CDS encoding site-specific integrase gives MKTPKGTIAIENNDNRIRLRWSCESKRYCLALGLPHTSVNMKVAEQKARQIELDILSGNFDPTLNKYRIKQVAVIASPEVVKPSQELLLPIWDKWVESLCLPTRTLCSHYARIRRYIEKADPLATDASWYEAVESLSPSIWNSSLIYLVSCLNWAISEKIISDNPFSKLKRRKVLKNQVKPFNHEEVRAIVNAFRNNLYCPKSSAYKHSFYADYIEFLFLTGVRPSEAIGLQRQHVDFTRNEIVISSVLARGDQGQTASKHRVRKETKTGSIRFLTMTARLTEMLAIRCRNLNPEDLVFTSPNGNAIDDKNFTTRQWKVVLAGLGIEYRKPYTTRHTLASMALEANMPITSVAYLLGHSDTTMIMQTYGHVINRPSLPDFS, from the coding sequence ATGAAAACTCCAAAAGGCACTATAGCTATAGAAAACAATGATAATCGCATACGGTTAAGATGGTCTTGTGAGTCAAAAAGATATTGCTTAGCTTTAGGATTGCCACACACAAGCGTCAACATGAAAGTAGCTGAGCAAAAGGCTAGACAGATCGAGCTAGATATTTTGTCTGGCAACTTTGACCCCACTCTAAACAAATATAGGATCAAGCAAGTAGCTGTCATTGCAAGTCCTGAAGTTGTAAAACCAAGTCAAGAACTCTTACTTCCTATCTGGGATAAATGGGTTGAGAGCTTGTGTTTACCAACTAGAACGCTTTGTTCTCACTACGCTAGAATTAGGCGCTACATTGAAAAAGCAGATCCTTTGGCTACTGATGCTTCTTGGTATGAAGCGGTTGAGAGTTTATCCCCTAGTATCTGGAACAGTTCTTTGATCTATTTGGTATCTTGTCTCAATTGGGCAATCTCTGAAAAAATCATATCTGACAACCCTTTTTCAAAGTTGAAACGTAGAAAAGTATTAAAGAATCAGGTTAAACCTTTTAATCATGAGGAGGTAAGGGCAATAGTTAACGCTTTTCGCAATAACCTTTATTGTCCAAAGTCTTCAGCGTACAAGCATAGTTTTTATGCTGATTACATTGAGTTTTTATTTTTGACTGGTGTTAGACCTTCAGAAGCTATTGGGCTTCAGCGTCAACATGTAGACTTTACTCGTAATGAGATTGTCATTAGTTCAGTCTTAGCTAGAGGAGATCAAGGACAGACAGCTAGTAAACATCGTGTCAGAAAAGAAACAAAAACAGGATCTATCCGTTTTCTGACAATGACAGCTAGGTTAACTGAAATGCTTGCGATTAGATGTCGCAATCTTAATCCTGAGGATTTAGTTTTTACTTCTCCCAATGGCAATGCAATTGATGACAAGAACTTTACAACGAGACAGTGGAAAGTCGTTTTAGCAGGGCTAGGGATCGAATATCGTAAGCCCTATACAACTAGACACACACTCGCATCAATGGCTTTAGAAGCTAATATGCCTATTACTTCTGTAGCTTATCTTCTGGGGCATTCAGACACAACAATGATTATGCAGACGTATGGTCACGTTATAAATAGACCGTCTTTACCTGACTTTAGTTAA
- a CDS encoding restriction endonuclease, translated as MPTPSTSDLPKPKSWDEFEDIVWEIYTRRWQDPYAQRYGRHGQAQNGVDIYGRQSNSDKNIAVQCKRFEDKSFKPTTITSEVEKTKKFTHPISEYLIATTTSRDTEIQNFVMKLTQERTSENKFPVHVIFWDDLCSYLAEPSNYDLLKKHYPIWVEIFKKPQDAGSVTLSNRIKKISFWQNEIDKCNNDDDIHSFFQSRTYAELNELLTKEEKEEISKLSQVEATEIIESGGITHIRTPSSRQFDFYKKVIFRLECEWNII; from the coding sequence ATGCCTACACCTTCAACAAGTGACTTACCCAAGCCTAAATCATGGGATGAATTCGAGGATATTGTATGGGAAATTTATACTCGTCGTTGGCAAGATCCATATGCACAAAGATATGGAAGACATGGACAAGCTCAAAATGGTGTTGATATCTACGGTAGACAAAGTAATTCAGATAAAAATATCGCAGTTCAATGTAAACGCTTTGAAGATAAAAGTTTTAAGCCTACAACAATTACTTCAGAGGTTGAAAAGACAAAAAAGTTTACCCATCCAATTAGTGAATATCTCATTGCAACTACGACCTCCAGAGATACAGAAATACAAAATTTTGTTATGAAATTAACTCAGGAAAGAACATCGGAAAACAAATTTCCTGTTCATGTAATTTTTTGGGATGATTTATGTAGTTATTTGGCAGAGCCGAGTAATTATGACTTGCTCAAAAAACATTACCCAATCTGGGTAGAAATCTTTAAAAAACCACAGGATGCAGGGTCTGTTACCTTGTCAAACAGAATCAAAAAAATATCTTTTTGGCAGAATGAGATTGATAAATGCAATAATGATGATGATATTCATTCATTCTTTCAATCTCGAACATACGCAGAGCTAAATGAGCTATTAACAAAAGAAGAGAAAGAAGAAATAAGCAAGCTTTCCCAAGTTGAAGCAACAGAAATTATAGAATCTGGGGGTATTACTCATATTCGTACACCATCTTCTAGACAGTTTGATTTTTATAAAAAAGTAATTTTTAGGCTGGAGTGCGAATGGAACATTATTTAG
- a CDS encoding SHOCT domain-containing protein, with product MPNIESPTMGGQVFWDTLTSYQGWRLQKNKLTGHCRLLDPNDIRKAWGSYSAMSDAFKWLIGVEQESLNESQTVYLEAPNNTDIPNQIRQLGELLKDGLLTQEEFNQKKKELLSRL from the coding sequence ATGCCAAATATAGAATCGCCTACTATGGGTGGTCAAGTTTTTTGGGATACTCTAACTTCTTATCAAGGTTGGCGGTTGCAAAAGAATAAACTCACTGGTCATTGTAGATTACTTGATCCTAATGACATTAGAAAAGCTTGGGGATCTTATTCAGCTATGAGTGATGCTTTTAAATGGTTGATAGGTGTTGAACAAGAATCTTTGAATGAAAGTCAAACGGTTTATCTTGAAGCACCAAATAATACTGATATCCCCAACCAAATTAGACAACTTGGTGAACTACTCAAAGATGGTTTATTAACTCAAGAAGAGTTTAATCAGAAAAAGAAAGAGCTACTCAGTAGACTTTAG
- a CDS encoding flavin reductase family protein encodes MTETISQNEQLGAAIGTIPSGLFIVTSQQNGATGTMLASWVQQAGFNPPSVTFVVGKGRPIESFLTVGSPVVINVAEKGQGKIIGHFAKGFAPDVDPFDGVDTATAPSGQLYLTEAIAYLDATVTSSLDAGDHTIILATINAGDRLREGEPAVHTRKNGFKY; translated from the coding sequence ATGACCGAAACTATTTCCCAAAATGAACAACTTGGAGCTGCGATCGGGACAATTCCCAGTGGCTTGTTTATCGTTACTTCTCAACAAAATGGTGCAACGGGTACGATGCTCGCTTCTTGGGTACAACAAGCAGGCTTTAATCCGCCATCTGTAACTTTTGTGGTTGGTAAAGGTAGACCAATTGAGTCATTCTTAACTGTAGGTAGTCCCGTGGTGATTAATGTTGCTGAAAAGGGACAGGGAAAAATCATTGGACATTTTGCGAAAGGCTTCGCACCCGATGTCGATCCTTTTGATGGTGTTGATACGGCAACTGCTCCTAGTGGTCAGCTTTATCTCACCGAGGCGATCGCTTATCTTGATGCGACGGTAACTAGTAGCCTTGATGCGGGTGACCATACGATCATCTTGGCAACAATTAATGCAGGCGATCGCCTCCGTGAAGGTGAACCTGCTGTCCACACACGCAAAAATGGCTTCAAATATTAA
- a CDS encoding GIY-YIG nuclease family protein codes for MLERMRIFWLPSKPVKKLKELPQDAGVYYITALWIVLYVGKAKNLRNRWKTNHHRYQQFKLLHPFGRLHYKVLADSQITSYEKSEITKFRPAWNGTARVTFWNLLCLFVAVWGRVIIYTLLLLLAIAAFIYLLMQ; via the coding sequence ATGCTCGAAAGGATGCGTATTTTTTGGTTGCCATCAAAGCCCGTTAAAAAATTAAAAGAGTTACCTCAAGATGCAGGGGTCTATTACATTACGGCACTGTGGATCGTGCTGTATGTGGGTAAAGCTAAAAATCTCCGCAATCGTTGGAAGACAAACCATCATCGCTATCAACAATTTAAGTTACTACACCCCTTTGGTAGACTACATTACAAGGTTTTAGCAGATAGCCAAATCACTTCCTATGAAAAATCAGAAATCACAAAATTTCGTCCTGCGTGGAATGGTACGGCTAGAGTCACTTTTTGGAATCTACTATGTTTATTTGTAGCCGTGTGGGGACGCGTGATTATTTATACCTTGTTGCTATTGCTGGCGATCGCTGCTTTTATTTATCTACTCATGCAATGA
- a CDS encoding ABC transporter permease produces MNWWKRLRSNPLAWIGITILTIFYAAALFADFVTPYGVNEQVKNAALLPPTQIHWHDRQGQYIGAHVYPTTQGKVDLETGDRALIVDYTKPSQIQIFHGGHLFRTTSEGKLNLLGTDEQGRDQLTRLLHGGRISLLIGFIGTTISYAIGCLVGGISGYIGGWLDVVLMRFVEILMSVPSIYLLVALAAILPPQISNTQRFALIIAIISFVSWAGLARIIRGQVLSIKEQTFILAARASGASPLRIIVNHVLPQTITFIIISATLDIPRFIVVEAVLSLVGLGIQPPDPSWGNMLSLSTNASIVILQPWLVWTPALAIVLTVLSFNLLGDSLRDALDPKNIRQ; encoded by the coding sequence ATGAACTGGTGGAAAAGGCTCAGATCCAATCCTCTCGCTTGGATTGGAATCACGATTTTAACTATTTTTTATGCGGCGGCTCTATTTGCTGATTTCGTAACGCCTTACGGAGTCAACGAACAGGTAAAAAATGCCGCTTTGCTCCCACCTACGCAAATACATTGGCATGATCGCCAAGGTCAATATATTGGCGCACATGTCTATCCCACCACCCAAGGTAAGGTCGATCTCGAAACAGGCGATCGCGCCTTGATCGTTGACTATACCAAACCATCACAGATTCAGATTTTCCATGGTGGACACTTATTTAGGACTACTAGTGAAGGAAAGCTAAACTTACTAGGAACTGACGAACAAGGACGGGATCAATTAACTCGCTTACTGCATGGCGGCAGAATTAGTCTATTGATAGGCTTTATCGGTACGACTATTTCCTATGCGATCGGTTGCCTTGTTGGTGGTATTTCTGGCTATATTGGCGGCTGGCTAGATGTAGTCTTGATGCGCTTCGTCGAGATTTTAATGTCAGTTCCCTCAATTTATTTATTAGTAGCATTAGCTGCAATTTTGCCTCCCCAAATCAGTAATACTCAACGATTCGCGTTAATCATTGCGATTATTTCCTTTGTGTCATGGGCAGGACTAGCCAGAATCATTCGTGGACAGGTATTGTCCATCAAAGAGCAAACCTTTATTTTGGCGGCTCGTGCCTCAGGCGCAAGTCCATTGCGGATTATTGTGAACCATGTTTTACCTCAAACCATCACCTTCATTATTATTTCGGCAACTCTCGACATCCCCCGATTTATTGTCGTAGAAGCTGTCTTAAGCCTTGTTGGACTAGGCATCCAACCTCCCGATCCGTCATGGGGTAATATGCTATCTTTGTCTACTAACGCTTCGATTGTGATCCTGCAACCTTGGCTAGTGTGGACTCCTGCATTAGCGATCGTGTTAACGGTGCTATCATTTAACCTCTTAGGAGACAGTTTGCGTGATGCGCTTGACCCCAAAAACATTAGGCAATAA
- the hmpF gene encoding pilus motility taxis protein HmpF produces MQYLAELQKTQAAFGLGGNSSVRLLARNTGENVWQPITNEQVLQVQDSSQAKDFKDGQMVIAEVTASNQVQSIQDASKKIVNILQAFSRSQDKYKSAEEEVEQWKQSLNFQSQELHRREQELEQKELELEHLDTRRQEIEELEDKFAKERSEIEQLRKSIEAERGQFEAKAAALTSDQAEHLKHLIGQLSSSFTNPDSLRDRIHSALDLINKRQEVLTSFWQNLDSLKNEAEKQKSILNKSTEELNARKNQWQQTQIALADAQAELKAQRGILKLQENNMAMSRVQLDAQIDLYEQTSSAIEAFGGPGSMEVLSPEEENRLQSMPIEELESTIKALQADFDKLTNYIGAQEDELAGLEGEIADLQSQVETADQFAKIELESNKEFAEEQYKLLEESVSGMRRGMQERLSLLNQQKAILDRRKGINVEASPVQSLLPLLSQIEAQKNHQEQELRKMESQIEAVRNYTQQQQEMLAKQTQEHLQQEQAIRTAEAQQQERIRAVAELLGQISAQEQLLRPVQDIVDTLRPQLEAAAQDLGVIANGSNSSQVLADLQSVIQTLVAA; encoded by the coding sequence GTGCAGTACTTAGCGGAACTTCAAAAAACTCAAGCAGCTTTTGGATTAGGTGGTAACTCGTCTGTCCGTCTACTGGCACGTAATACGGGTGAAAACGTTTGGCAGCCGATTACGAATGAGCAAGTTTTACAGGTTCAAGATTCGAGTCAAGCTAAAGATTTTAAAGATGGCCAGATGGTAATTGCTGAAGTTACAGCAAGTAACCAAGTACAAAGTATCCAAGATGCCTCTAAAAAAATTGTCAATATCTTGCAGGCTTTTTCGCGCTCGCAAGACAAATATAAATCTGCGGAAGAAGAAGTTGAACAATGGAAGCAATCTCTCAATTTTCAGAGCCAAGAGTTGCATCGTCGTGAGCAAGAATTAGAACAAAAGGAATTAGAGCTAGAACACCTTGATACAAGACGGCAAGAAATTGAGGAGTTAGAGGATAAGTTTGCTAAAGAACGTAGTGAAATTGAACAGTTAAGAAAAAGTATCGAAGCTGAGCGCGGACAGTTTGAAGCTAAGGCAGCCGCGCTCACCTCTGATCAAGCCGAACATCTCAAACATCTCATCGGTCAATTATCATCTAGTTTTACCAATCCAGATTCTCTTAGGGATCGAATTCATAGTGCCCTCGATTTAATTAATAAGCGTCAGGAAGTACTGACGAGCTTTTGGCAAAACTTAGATAGTTTAAAAAATGAAGCCGAAAAGCAAAAGAGCATTCTCAACAAATCGACAGAAGAGTTGAATGCCCGTAAAAATCAATGGCAGCAAACTCAAATTGCTCTAGCAGACGCACAGGCAGAGTTAAAGGCTCAACGCGGTATTCTCAAACTGCAAGAGAATAATATGGCGATGTCTAGGGTGCAACTCGATGCTCAAATCGATCTCTATGAGCAAACATCTAGTGCGATCGAGGCATTTGGTGGTCCTGGTAGCATGGAAGTCCTCAGTCCAGAGGAAGAAAACCGCCTCCAGTCAATGCCAATTGAGGAGCTAGAGTCAACCATTAAGGCGTTACAAGCAGATTTTGATAAATTAACTAACTATATTGGTGCTCAAGAAGATGAGTTAGCGGGACTAGAGGGAGAAATCGCAGATTTGCAGAGTCAGGTCGAAACTGCTGACCAGTTTGCCAAAATCGAATTAGAAAGTAATAAAGAATTTGCTGAGGAGCAGTACAAACTTCTTGAAGAAAGCGTTTCAGGGATGAGACGTGGGATGCAAGAGAGACTGTCACTCCTTAATCAGCAAAAGGCGATTTTAGATCGACGCAAAGGTATTAATGTCGAAGCAAGCCCAGTTCAAAGTTTATTACCTCTGTTATCCCAAATCGAAGCGCAAAAGAACCACCAAGAGCAGGAGTTGCGGAAAATGGAGAGCCAGATTGAGGCTGTCAGAAACTATACACAACAACAGCAAGAAATGCTGGCTAAGCAGACTCAAGAGCATTTGCAACAGGAGCAAGCTATTCGCACAGCCGAAGCCCAACAACAAGAACGGATTAGAGCTGTGGCAGAGTTGTTAGGGCAAATTAGTGCACAAGAACAACTATTGAGACCTGTACAGGATATCGTGGATACCTTGCGTCCACAGTTAGAAGCTGCGGCTCAGGATCTAGGTGTCATAGCCAATGGCAGCAATTCTTCACAAGTTCTCGCTGACTTACAATCTGTCATTCAAACCTTAGTTGCTGCATAG
- a CDS encoding peptidylprolyl isomerase — protein sequence MIRAVIETAKGTMRAELDDQHAPITVKNFVDLAKHGFYDGLTFHRVEPGFVIQGGDPLGNGTGGSGDHIKLEIWAEGDNEATIGNVLARGKKPVIKHNKAGVFSMARTNDPNSATSQFFVTLGDASFLDGQYAAFGYTDDVEVAQAIRRGDKIISIKIED from the coding sequence ATGATCCGTGCTGTAATTGAGACCGCTAAGGGAACCATGCGTGCTGAGCTTGATGACCAACATGCCCCCATCACTGTGAAAAATTTCGTAGACCTCGCCAAGCATGGTTTTTATGATGGATTAACTTTTCACCGTGTCGAACCTGGTTTTGTCATTCAAGGTGGCGATCCTCTCGGTAATGGTACTGGCGGATCAGGCGATCACATTAAGCTAGAAATCTGGGCAGAAGGTGACAACGAAGCAACAATTGGCAATGTTTTGGCTCGCGGTAAAAAGCCTGTGATCAAGCACAACAAGGCTGGCGTATTCTCTATGGCACGTACTAATGACCCCAATAGTGCCACCAGTCAATTTTTTGTGACCCTTGGTGATGCATCATTTTTAGATGGTCAATATGCTGCTTTCGGTTACACCGATGATGTGGAAGTTGCTCAAGCCATTCGTCGCGGCGACAAAATTATCTCAATCAAAATTGAAGATTAA
- a CDS encoding phasin family protein, giving the protein MDSNNLLKQLLMLGVGTTSIVLEKIKDASEDWVKDGKIDPEQAAEMFNDIADRLKSEQGNLESLIQRQIRNVMQDLGVPRQNEMDELRGRIDRLERQVRELENKQWR; this is encoded by the coding sequence ATGGATAGCAATAATTTGCTGAAGCAGTTATTAATGCTTGGTGTCGGTACAACTTCGATTGTGCTGGAAAAGATCAAGGACGCTAGCGAAGATTGGGTCAAGGATGGCAAGATCGATCCAGAGCAAGCCGCAGAGATGTTTAATGATATTGCCGATCGCCTTAAGTCGGAACAGGGAAATTTAGAGTCTTTAATTCAGCGTCAAATTCGCAATGTGATGCAGGATTTGGGTGTACCGCGTCAAAATGAAATGGATGAATTGCGGGGAAGAATCGATCGCCTTGAGCGTCAAGTACGCGAATTAGAAAATAAACAGTGGCGCTAG
- the rsmI gene encoding 16S rRNA (cytidine(1402)-2'-O)-methyltransferase, with the protein MEASGILYLVGTPIGNLEDMTFRAIATLKQVDLIAAEDTRHTGKLLHHFGIETPQTSYHEHNAHKRVPELVEKLQQGMAIALVTDAGMPAISDPGVELVQGCIAAGVRVVPIPVVTAGIAALTASGFATQYFGFDGFLPTDKKERRDRLEILRSETRTMILYEAPHRLLRTLEDLAESFGKERRISVARELTKLHEEFWRGSIEEAIAYFTDHAPKGEFTLVLEGAKPSEKHVWTEEVILKELQNLIDAGISRSDASRQLAELADLPRRQIYQLALTL; encoded by the coding sequence ATGGAAGCTTCAGGAATTCTCTATTTGGTGGGAACGCCGATTGGTAATTTGGAGGATATGACTTTTCGGGCGATCGCCACGCTCAAACAGGTGGATTTAATTGCTGCTGAAGATACAAGGCATACGGGCAAGCTCCTGCATCATTTTGGGATTGAGACACCCCAAACCAGTTATCACGAACATAATGCCCATAAGCGCGTACCTGAATTAGTCGAGAAATTACAGCAAGGTATGGCGATCGCCCTAGTCACCGATGCAGGTATGCCCGCAATTTCTGACCCCGGAGTAGAACTAGTACAAGGTTGCATTGCCGCAGGGGTGCGCGTAGTCCCCATCCCCGTAGTCACCGCAGGAATTGCCGCTTTGACAGCTTCAGGTTTTGCGACCCAGTATTTTGGCTTTGATGGATTTTTACCAACGGATAAAAAGGAACGCCGCGATCGCCTAGAAATTTTGAGATCGGAAACTCGCACGATGATTCTCTATGAAGCACCACATCGGTTATTGCGTACCCTTGAAGATTTAGCCGAGAGTTTTGGCAAAGAAAGACGCATCTCGGTGGCAAGGGAATTAACCAAACTCCATGAGGAATTTTGGCGCGGCTCCATCGAAGAGGCGATCGCCTATTTCACAGATCATGCCCCCAAAGGAGAATTCACATTAGTTTTAGAAGGCGCGAAACCTAGTGAAAAGCATGTATGGACGGAGGAAGTAATTTTAAAAGAGTTACAAAATTTGATTGATGCTGGTATTTCGCGATCGGATGCTAGTCGGCAATTAGCAGAGCTAGCTGATTTACCCCGTCGCCAAATTTATCAGTTAGCACTGACGCTATAG